In a single window of the Mauremys reevesii isolate NIE-2019 linkage group 3, ASM1616193v1, whole genome shotgun sequence genome:
- the BCL11A gene encoding B-cell lymphoma/leukemia 11A isoform X5, with the protein MSSAYKSDGKDEPSSYTCTTCKQPFNSAWFLLQHAQNTHGLRIYLESEHGSPLTPRVGIPSGLGAECPSQPPLHGIHIADNNPFNLLRIPGSVSREASGLGEGRFPPTPPLFSPPPRHHLDPHRIERLGAEEMALATHHPSAFDRVLRLNPMAMEPPAMDFSRRLRELAGNTSSPPLSPSRPSPMQRLLQPFQPGSKPPFLATPPLPPLQSAPPPSQPPIKSKSCEFCGKTFKFQSNLVVHRRSHTGEKPYKCSLCDHACTQASKLKRHMKTHMHKSSPMTVKSDDGLSTASSPEPGTSDLIGSASGALKSVVAKFKSENDPNMIPENGDEEEEEDEEEEEEEEEEEEEDLTENERPDYGFGINLEAARHHENNSRVGEENRSMPDVMQGMVLSSMQHFSEAFHQVLGEKHKRGHLSESEVHRDTCDEDSVAGESDRIDDGTVNGRGCSPGESASGGLSKKLLLGSPSSLSPFSKRIKLEKEFDLPATAMPNTENVYSQWLAGYAASRQLKDPFLSFGDSRQSPFASSSEHSSENGSLRFSTPPGEMDGGISGRSGTGSGGSTPHISGPGPGRPSSKEGRRSDTCEYCGKVFKNCSNLTVHRRSHTGERPYKCELCNYACAQSSKLTRHMKTHGQVGKDVYKCEICKMPFSVYSTLEKHMKKWHSDRVLNNDIKTE; encoded by the coding sequence GTAAAGATGAGCCCAGCAGCTACACGTGTACAACTTGTAAACAGCCTTTCAACAGTGCATGGTTTCTCTTGCAACACGCACAGAATACTCACGGATTAAGAATCTACTTAGAAAGCGAGCATGGAAGTCCTCTGACACCGCGGGTTGGTATCCCATCAGGACTAGGTGCAGAATGTCCTTCACAGCCACCACTCCATGGAATTCATATTGCAGACAATAATCCTTTTAACTTGCTAAGAATACCTGGGTCAGTATCAAGAGAGGCTTCAGGTCTTGGAGAAGGGCGTTTTCCACCCACACCTCCTTTGTTTAGCCCTCCCCCCAGACATCATTTGGATCCACATCGCATAGAACGTCTGGGTGCAGAAGAAATGGCTCTTGCAACCCATCACCCTAGTGCCTTTGACAGGGTGCTGCGACTGAACCCCATGGCTATGGAGCCACCAGCTATGGATTTCTCCAGGAGACTTAGAGAGTTAGCTGGAAACACCTCCAGTCCACCATTGTCACCAAGCCGACCCAGCCCTATGCAAAGGTTACTGCAGCCATTCCAGCCAGGCAGCAAGCCACCATTTCTGGCAACACCGCCCCTTCCTCCTCTTCAGtcagcccctcctccttcccagcctccaaTAAAATCCAAGTCTTGTGAATTTTGTGGGAAAACATTCAAGTTTCAGAGTAATTTAGTAGTACACCGTAGAAGCCACACTGGAGAAAAACCCTACAAGTGCAGCCTCTGTGACCACGCATGCACTCAGGCCAGCAAGCTAAAGCGTCACATGAAAACACACATGCACAAGTCATCCCCCATGACTGTCAAGTCAGATGATGGGCTCTCCACAGCCAGCTCCCCAGAGCCTGGAACCAGTGATCTCATCGGCAGCGCAAGTGGTGCTCTCAAATCTGTTGTGGCCAAGTTTAAGAGTGAAAATGACCCCAATATGATTCCAGAAAATGgggatgaagaagaagaagaggacgaggaggaagaggaagaggaagaagaggaagaggaggaggacttaactgaaaatgaaaGGCCAGACTATGGCTTTGGCATTAATCTAGAAGCAGCCCGTCACCATGAAAACAACTCCAGGGTTGGTGAGGAGAACCGTTCTATGCCAGACGTCATGCAGGGGATGGTCTTGAGTTCCATGCAGCACTTCAGTGAGGCTTTTCACCAGGTCCTCGGAGAGAAACATAAAAGAGGGCACCTGTCTGAATCTGAGGTACACAGAGACACTTGTGATGAAGACTCAGTAGCTGGAGAATCAGATCGCATTGACGATGGCACTGTTAATGGCAGGGGGTGCTCACCTGGTGAATCTGCCTCTGGAGGTTTATCAAAAAAGCTGCTCTTGGGTAGCCCCAGCTCTCTGAGCCCTTTCTCAAAACGCATTAAACTTGAGAAAGAGTTTGACCTGCCTGCTACAGCTATGCCTAACACAGAAAATGTTTACTCCCAGTGGTTGGCTGGGTATGCTGCCTCTAGACAGCTAAAAGATCCATTCCTCAGCTTTGGAGACTCCAGACAATCGCCTTTTGCCTCTTCCTCAGAACACTCATCAGAAAATGGAAGTTTGCGCTTCTCCACGCCTCcaggggagatggatggagggatcTCAGGCCGCAGCGGCACAGGAAGCGGAGGAAGCACCCCACATATTAGTGGCCCAGGCCCTGGAAGGCCTAGCTCAAAAGAGGGCAGACGCAGCGACACTTGTGAGTACTGTGGGAAAGTCTTCAAGAACTGTAGTAATCTCACTGTCCACAGGAGGAGCCACACAGGCGAAAGGCCGTATAAGTGTGAGCTTTGCAACTACGCCTGCGCCCAGAGTAGCAAACTCACCCGGCACATGAAAACACATGGTCAGGTGGGAAAGGACGTTTACAAATGTGAAATTTGTAAGATGCCTTTTAGCGTGTACAGTACCCTGGAGAAACACATGAAAAAATGGCACAGTGATCGAGTTTTGAATAATGATATAAAAACTGAATAG